The following coding sequences are from one bacterium SCSIO 12741 window:
- a CDS encoding DUF1972 domain-containing protein: MNRKPKVAIIGTRGIPNHYGGFEQLAEFLSVGLVEKGYEVTVYNSSQHPYQEATWNGVNIISCKDPEYLPSTFGQFAYDLNCINDSRKRDFDVILQLGYTSSTVWYWRFPKSAQIVTNMDGLEWKRSKYNWPVQQFLKVAEWLGAVTSDLLIADSIGIQDYLKKKYNKPSEYIPYGAHLFNTPDEEVLSRFDLKPFGYDLLIARMEPENHVEVVIQGRVEASSERPLILIGNWKGTAFGQRLKKQYDHPSVRFLGGLYDLEALNHLRHYSHLYFHGHSVGGTNPSLLEAMASNCLIVAHNNIFNRAILNEDAHFFKTAGEVKELIETVSKTSVDIPQIQANREKITNRFSWERIIDEYEAAILKSLS; the protein is encoded by the coding sequence GTGAATAGAAAACCAAAAGTGGCCATTATCGGCACACGAGGAATTCCCAACCACTACGGTGGCTTTGAGCAACTGGCTGAGTTTTTATCAGTGGGGTTGGTTGAAAAGGGATATGAAGTAACGGTGTACAATTCGTCTCAGCATCCCTACCAGGAGGCTACCTGGAATGGGGTGAACATTATCAGTTGCAAGGACCCGGAATACCTACCTTCTACTTTTGGCCAATTTGCCTATGATCTCAATTGTATAAACGATAGTCGCAAACGCGATTTTGATGTCATTTTGCAGCTGGGGTATACGAGTAGTACGGTTTGGTATTGGCGTTTTCCAAAATCAGCTCAAATCGTGACCAACATGGATGGGCTTGAATGGAAAAGAAGCAAATACAATTGGCCCGTCCAACAATTTCTGAAAGTGGCCGAATGGCTGGGAGCAGTCACGAGTGACCTACTCATTGCCGACTCCATTGGTATTCAGGATTACCTCAAAAAGAAATACAACAAACCCTCTGAGTACATTCCCTACGGGGCCCATCTATTCAATACTCCGGATGAAGAGGTGCTCAGTCGATTTGACTTGAAGCCCTTTGGCTATGATCTACTCATTGCACGGATGGAGCCAGAAAATCATGTAGAAGTCGTGATTCAAGGGAGAGTAGAAGCCTCGTCAGAACGTCCCTTGATCCTGATTGGAAACTGGAAGGGCACTGCTTTTGGTCAACGCCTTAAGAAACAATATGACCACCCCTCTGTCCGTTTTCTCGGAGGACTTTACGACTTGGAAGCACTCAATCATTTAAGACATTATAGCCACCTCTATTTTCACGGACACTCCGTTGGTGGTACTAATCCTTCTTTGCTGGAGGCGATGGCTTCCAATTGCTTGATTGTAGCGCACAACAACATATTTAACCGAGCCATATTGAATGAGGACGCCCATTTTTTCAAAACAGCGGGAGAAGTGAAGGAACTTATAGAAACCGTCTCCAAAACGTCTGTAGACATTCCTCAAATTCAGGCAAATCGGGAAAAAATAACAAACCGCTTTTCGTGGGAAAGGATCATAGATGAATACGAAGCTGCCATCTTAAAAAGCCTATCTTAG
- a CDS encoding glycosyltransferase family 4 protein, protein MKVALIARSTLYSGKGGDTVQIVKTAEYLRKLGVEADIILSGEPVDYSNYDLLHFFNIIRPDDIISHVRKSNLPFVISTIYVDYSVLDMKIRGVLFRTLYSVLGRDRVEYLKAVARWIKSGEAITSKDYLLRGHRNCIRYLIQKANLMLPNSQSEINRLMKDYNCSGPFKVIPNAVDAAIFDGSNTQSGKERKGVISVGRFEYRKNQLNLIRALKNTDHTLTLVGDPSPNQISYYEQCMEEAKELGDRFKLFSFMEHDKLVELFSEQRVHVLASWFETTGLVSLEAAMQGCEIVITNRGDTEEYFGKYAFYCDPESPDSIREAVESSFKESRLGDFQDHIRANYTWERTAEKTLQAYKEVLGE, encoded by the coding sequence ATGAAAGTGGCTCTAATAGCACGTAGCACCTTATACTCGGGAAAAGGAGGAGATACGGTTCAGATCGTAAAAACCGCTGAATACCTGAGAAAGTTGGGCGTTGAGGCTGATATCATTTTGAGCGGTGAGCCTGTCGACTATTCGAATTATGACTTGCTGCATTTCTTCAATATCATTCGCCCCGATGATATAATCAGCCACGTTCGAAAATCGAATCTTCCTTTCGTCATCTCCACCATTTATGTGGACTACAGTGTACTGGACATGAAGATTAGAGGTGTTTTGTTCAGAACCCTCTACTCCGTGTTGGGAAGGGATCGTGTTGAATACCTAAAAGCTGTAGCAAGATGGATTAAAAGTGGGGAAGCCATTACCAGCAAAGATTACCTGCTACGAGGGCATCGAAATTGTATTCGATACTTAATCCAAAAGGCCAATCTGATGCTGCCCAACTCTCAAAGTGAGATCAATAGACTCATGAAGGATTACAATTGCAGCGGACCGTTTAAAGTGATTCCTAATGCAGTGGATGCAGCCATTTTTGATGGTAGCAATACCCAGTCTGGGAAGGAAAGAAAAGGCGTTATTTCCGTCGGTCGTTTTGAGTATCGGAAAAATCAGCTCAACCTGATTAGGGCCTTAAAAAACACAGATCACACTTTAACTCTGGTTGGAGATCCGAGCCCAAACCAAATTTCCTATTACGAGCAATGTATGGAGGAGGCCAAGGAATTGGGTGATCGCTTTAAGCTATTCAGCTTCATGGAACATGATAAACTGGTAGAACTATTTTCCGAACAGCGGGTACATGTATTGGCCTCCTGGTTTGAAACTACCGGATTAGTTAGTTTGGAAGCGGCCATGCAAGGTTGCGAAATCGTAATCACCAATCGTGGTGATACGGAAGAATACTTTGGGAAGTACGCATTTTATTGCGACCCAGAAAGTCCTGATTCCATCCGGGAGGCAGTAGAATCTTCCTTCAAAGAATCTCGATTGGGTGATTTCCAGGATCACATTCGCGCCAATTATACCTGGGAAAGAACGGCGGAAAAAACATTACAAGCATACAAGGAGGTTTTGGGTGAATAG
- a CDS encoding sugar transferase yields the protein MLNRGRKQQMTLNPGGLGIALEHVKTSQHATYARVLDVTFSLLVFILLLWWFIPLVGLLIRLDTKGPIFYRQIRSGKDGKPFMCLKFRTMYNRNWDFKQASRNDPRVTRIGRWLRKTNLDEIPQFINVLRNEMSVIGPRPHTPELDKQYDTLIDDYYGRLAVKPGITGLAQVKGYRGETINFYHMANRVRLDLFYIHYGNLAMDIRIIFETARQIFVTNENAY from the coding sequence ATGCTCAACCGAGGTCGCAAACAACAAATGACTCTGAACCCAGGTGGTTTAGGCATTGCACTCGAACATGTGAAGACCAGCCAACATGCTACCTATGCTCGTGTACTTGATGTTACATTCAGCTTACTGGTATTTATTCTCCTCCTCTGGTGGTTTATTCCACTGGTTGGATTGCTCATCAGACTCGACACAAAGGGACCTATCTTTTATCGTCAAATTCGTTCTGGAAAAGACGGTAAACCATTTATGTGTTTGAAGTTTCGTACGATGTATAACCGCAACTGGGATTTTAAACAAGCCAGTAGAAACGATCCACGAGTTACTCGTATTGGCCGTTGGTTGCGTAAAACAAACTTGGACGAGATTCCTCAATTCATCAACGTATTGCGCAATGAGATGTCGGTTATTGGCCCACGTCCTCATACTCCTGAATTGGACAAGCAATACGACACCTTGATTGATGACTACTATGGACGTTTGGCTGTTAAACCAGGAATTACTGGATTGGCTCAGGTAAAAGGTTACCGCGGGGAAACCATCAATTTTTACCACATGGCTAACCGGGTTCGTCTGGATCTATTTTACATTCACTATGGCAACTTGGCCATGGACATCCGAATCATCTTTGAGACGGCTCGTCAGATCTTCGTCACGAACGAGAACGCCTACTAA
- a CDS encoding methyltransferase gives MRTLVRKISKRLFDPHLKRMEEKSSSKPRMWSWRDINLTVAPGVFHPGLFFSTRVLLKYMLRLPLKGKKVLELGAGSGIISLVAAQRGATVTSTDINPVAIENLKINAIQNGLEVRALVSDLFDHIPDPQFDFIFINPPYYPRNPSKMAERAWYCGEEFEYFDRLFHELVLMDRKSTRIYMVLSEDCAIDIIRDKAVKEGLSFQLERERMVWLEKNYVFLIQ, from the coding sequence ATGCGAACGCTCGTTCGGAAAATATCGAAACGCTTGTTTGACCCCCATCTCAAGCGGATGGAGGAAAAGTCGTCTTCAAAACCGCGAATGTGGTCCTGGAGAGACATTAATTTGACTGTGGCTCCCGGTGTCTTTCATCCTGGATTATTTTTTAGCACCAGGGTTTTGCTCAAGTACATGCTGCGATTGCCGCTAAAGGGAAAGAAAGTGCTGGAACTCGGAGCAGGGTCGGGAATCATTTCCTTAGTCGCTGCCCAGCGGGGAGCTACGGTGACGTCTACCGACATCAACCCAGTTGCTATTGAAAACCTGAAAATCAATGCGATTCAAAACGGACTGGAGGTACGAGCGCTGGTATCCGACCTGTTTGACCATATTCCGGATCCTCAGTTTGATTTCATTTTTATTAATCCACCTTACTACCCCAGAAACCCTTCCAAAATGGCGGAACGGGCCTGGTATTGTGGGGAGGAATTTGAGTACTTTGATCGCTTGTTTCATGAGTTGGTATTGATGGATCGCAAGAGTACTCGGATATATATGGTTTTGTCAGAGGACTGTGCCATAGATATCATTCGAGACAAAGCGGTGAAGGAAGGACTGAGTTTTCAGTTGGAACGGGAGCGAATGGTATGGTTGGAAAAGAACTACGTGTTCCTTATCCAATAG